The Oncorhynchus nerka isolate Pitt River linkage group LG15, Oner_Uvic_2.0, whole genome shotgun sequence genome contains the following window.
TCTGCAGTTATTCTCCTTCAGCAGAGTTTGTCTGCAGTTATTCTCCTTCAGCAGAGTTATTCTGCAGTTATTCTCCTTCAGCAGAGTTATTCTGCAGTTATTCTCCTTCAGCAGAGTTATTCTGCAGTTATTCTCCTACAGCAGAGTTATTCTGCAGTTATTCTCCTTCAGCAGAGTTATTCTGCAGTTATTCTCCTTCTGCAGAGTTATTCTGCAGTTATTCTCCTACAGCAGAGTTATTCTCCTTCTGCAGAGTTattctgcagttattctgcagttattctgcagttattctccttctgcagagttattctgcagttattctgcagttattctccttctgcagagttattctgcagttattctgcagttATTCTCCTTCAGCAGAGTTattctgcagttattctgcagttATTCTCCTTCAGCAGAGTTATTTGAGTAAATAATGAGAAGGAACGCTGGCGTTATGGTCTGGGTCtgataataaataataaacaaaaaATATTTAGGCGGACAATAAATAAGCATTATATTTTTCAAAATTATACAAATTTAAGGTACCAAATTGAGGTCACTCAAAACATTCAAGCACACATACTGTATTACAAGGAAATACATTGAAATGCCACTCAAGGCACTGTTCATAAACCTTTTCATCACAAATTAATGTGTAGGATAGTTTTAAACACCCGTTTGAAATTCTCATTGCAGAGGGGGTATATGAACGGGTTCAAGGTAGAGTTTATATACCCAAGCCATATCGTGAACATATGTAGGTTGTGATGTACACAGGTTTGGCAGAAAGCCATGACCATAAAGACTATGAAGTAGGGGATCCAGCACATCATGAACCCAGCTATAATACAGCCCAGCTGCTTGGCCGCTTTGTGCTCCTTATGGACCTGAAGGCTCTGGATACGCTGCCTGGACTGGGCACAGAACTTCTGCCAGGTCTGCTTTAGGGTCACAGCGTTGGCTGCAGCGTCCGGGTTAGTACCATTGTCAGGCTCTGAGTCCTCCTGAGGCGGGGGTGACTGGGGTgaattatggggacatggtgacGGGGATAAATTCACAGACTGGGTGAACTCGTTGTTGTAGAACATGGCGGTGTATCTCTGCATGTCAGATATCTGGGTTATCTCGCAGACGCCAGCCACAGAGTTTGACGGCACGGCTACCTTGCAGTCGTTCACGGATACGTAGAGTTTCTGAACGTTGTCGTCGTCGTAGTTTGTGAAGCCAAGAGGTAAAGAGGACAGGTTCAAAGGGGTCTCCGAGTCCGAATTCTTCTGCTGGAAAGACGAAGAGCCGCTCTTTCTTTTGTCCTTTACAGTCGTCCTCAGACGTTTTGTCATTCTGAGCAGTGAATGACTGGAGTGAGAGTCTTTCTCAGACTTGGGTTCCCTGGGCGCATTGGTTTCAACTGTATCTGTGGAGTCGTTCGGCTGGTCTAACGTGTACTGATCAAAGTCTGAGTTTCTTTCTTTCTTAGACTCGCAGTGGCTATTTCCTGTTTGGACTTTGTGTCCGATCCTGTTTTCCACCACGGAATCTGTGGGATTGataatcctctccctctctctgaagtTCTGTCTCACAGCCATGTAGATGCGCGAGTAGAACCACAGCATCAACAGAGACGGAAGGTAGAAGTTAAACACTGAAGTTAAAACCTTAAACCAAGTAACAAACCGGAAATCAGTGTCACACTTATTCTCCATCTCCGGTTTGAGGTCGACCTGAACGAAGGACCTCCACCCTAGAATAGGAATAATCCACGTCATGGACATTAGCCAGGCCCCTGAGATCATAACGCTAGCTCTCCCTCTGGTCCGGTACTTCAGGTACCTCAGCGGCTCGTGAACGGACCGATACCGATCCAGACATAGTATAAACAGACTAAAGATGGAGGCTGTGCTGGCTACGTAATCCATGATGAGCCAGAACTGACAGACGACCCTCCCCAGCCTCCACTCGTCCTCCAGCAGATACACCAGGTTGAGGGGCATGACGGTGGCCCCGACGATGAGATCCGCCACGGAGAGGCTGACGATGTAGAGGTTGCCCACCGTGTGGAGGGTCCGCTCTTTCTTCACAGCGTAGAGTACCAGGATGTTCATGACGACAGTGAGCAACGACAGGAAGCCCAGAGAGACACCTACAATAGAATGTTATAACACAATTAATAGAATAGATACTTTATTGTCCATTGGTTAGAATGGACATCTGTCTTCTTCCTTTCCCAACATCCCCCagagcgcacacacacgcatacccaggcatacgcacacacacacccaggcatacgcacacacacacacacacacacacacacacacacacacacacacacacacacacacacacacacacacacacacacacacacacacacacaccgacctaCCTACCTAGTAGGGTGTTGTGGAAGCTGTTGTGGTGCTGGAGGCGGAAGGAGCTGTTGAAAGGTGAAGGGACAGTCTCCTGGCCATACGGGTGTCTCCAGGTGCTGTTGAAGTACCTATCACAGGATACAGTGGGTGTAAACGGTAGAGGGAAATGATTACATGCCAGCTCTCCTCAACAGTCAGTCTAGTATAACAACCTCTCAATATATTTAATATGCAGATCTTTTGACAGCTTCAACAGGGTTTCATCTCCACATGTAACATGTGTATCTACTGGTTAATAGAAAttcattagacacacacacacacacacgtgtttatTAAAAGCACCTGTCCATGGGGATGTCAGGTGACTGAATAGACTCCATCACGGTTCTTTATGTTAAGTACTCTTCacccctcctcttcatcctctctggATCCCTTCACATGATGTCAGAAGTGTTGGAAACATCAGGTGAAACCACAGCAAATAGTATACATGCTGAATCAATCGCCATCAACCATTACCTACGGAGTCAAAACAAATCATAACATTAATCATTATTTATccttgtgtgtcccaaatggcaccctattccctatatagtgcactacattagaccagagccctattccctttatagtgcactactttagaccagagccctattccctatatagtgcactacttttgaccagagccctattccctatatatagtgcaccactttagaccagagccctattccctatatagtgcactaccgttgaccagagccctattccctatatagtgcactactgttgaccagatccctattccctatatagtgcactacgtttgaccagagccagGCGAAAGGGTGCAATTTGCATCGCAAGCAGTGAACGTAGCGGTCAGTGTACCTAGCGGCCAGTGAACCTATCGACCAGTGCACCTATCGACCAGTGCACCTATCGACCAGTGAACCTATCGACCAGTGAACCTATCGACCAGTGCACCTATCGGCCAGTGAACCTATCGGCCAGTGAACATAACACCCCATGTACCTCCCGGCCAGTGAACCTAGCAGCAAGTGAACCTAGCAGCCAGTGAACATAGCAGCCCAGGTTCTTCCTGGCCAGTGAACCTAGCAACCAGTGAACCTAGCAGCCAGTTATCCTAGCAGTAAGTGAACCTAGCAGTAAGTGAACCTAGCAGCCAGTGAACCTAGCAACCAGTGAACCTAGCGGCCAGTGAACCTAGCGGCCAGTGAACCTTGCGGCCAGTGAACCTAGCTGCGAGTTATCCTAGCTGTAAGTGAACCTAGCAGTAAGGTAACCTAGCGGCCAGTGAACCAAGCGGCCAGTGAACCTAGCGGCCAGTGAACCTAGCGGCCAGTGAACCTAGTTGCCAGTGAACCTATCGGCCTGTGAACCTATCGACCAGTGAACCTATCGGCCAGTGAACCTAGCAGCCAGTGATCCTAGCAAGCCAGTGAACCTAGCGGCCAGTGAACCTAGCGGCCAGTGAACCTAGCAGCCAGTGATCCTAGCAAGCCAGTGAACCTAGCGGTAAGGTAACCTAGTGGCCAGTGAACCTAACAGCCAGTGAACCTATCGACCAGTGAACCTAGCAGCCAGTGAATCTAGCAGCCAGTGATCCTAGCAAGCCAGTGAACCTAGCGGCCAGTGAACCTAGAGGCCAGTGAACCTAGCGTCCAGTGAACCTAGCAGCCAGTGATTCTAGCAAGCCAGTGAACCTAGCGGTAAGGTAACCTAGTGGCCAGTGAACCTAACAGCCAGTGAACCTATCGACCAGTGAACCTAGCAGCCAGTGAACCTAGC
Protein-coding sequences here:
- the LOC115121603 gene encoding histamine H1 receptor-like, giving the protein MESIQSPDIPMDRYFNSTWRHPYGQETVPSPFNSSFRLQHHNSFHNTLLGVSLGFLSLLTVVMNILVLYAVKKERTLHTVGNLYIVSLSVADLIVGATVMPLNLVYLLEDEWRLGRVVCQFWLIMDYVASTASIFSLFILCLDRYRSVHEPLRYLKYRTRGRASVMISGAWLMSMTWIIPILGWRSFVQVDLKPEMENKCDTDFRFVTWFKVLTSVFNFYLPSLLMLWFYSRIYMAVRQNFRERERIINPTDSVVENRIGHKVQTGNSHCESKKERNSDFDQYTLDQPNDSTDTVETNAPREPKSEKDSHSSHSLLRMTKRLRTTVKDKRKSGSSSFQQKNSDSETPLNLSSLPLGFTNYDDDNVQKLYVSVNDCKVAVPSNSVAGVCEITQISDMQRYTAMFYNNEFTQSVNLSPSPCPHNSPQSPPPQEDSEPDNGTNPDAAANAVTLKQTWQKFCAQSRQRIQSLQVHKEHKAAKQLGCIIAGFMMCWIPYFIVFMVMAFCQTCVHHNLHMFTIWLGYINSTLNPFIYPLCNENFKRVFKTILHINL